One window of Pyrus communis chromosome 12, drPyrComm1.1, whole genome shotgun sequence genomic DNA carries:
- the LOC137711277 gene encoding uncharacterized mitochondrial protein AtMg00810-like: MATSQNGLFLNQRKYVLDLLNDADMMDCKPTRTTLDSKLQLDMQSEAPTNLTDYEKLVGKLIYLTITRPDISYAVSIASQFMHAPTIAHLHVKRILCYLKGSFGRGILMKKNGNTAIMGYTNADWAGNSLDCKSTTGFCTFVGGNLVTRRSKKQSVIARSSAEAKYQAMASTFFTRGLNISRLIVITLEHKFNRSSLIQLKGEYWKKQEASKLGGPTAANQSSHIFCSM; this comes from the exons ATGGCCACATCTCAGAATGGGCTCTTTCTAAATCAAAGGAAGTACGTTCTTGACCTTCTAAATGATGCTGATATGATGGATTGTAAGCCTACTCGGACTACCCTTGATAGTAAACTTCAGCTCGACATGCAAAGTGAGGCTCCCACCAATCTCACTGACTATGAAAAGTTAGTTGGGAAGTTGATTTATCTCACAATCACACGTCCTGACATTTCCTATGCCGTGAGCATTGCCAGTCAGTTCATGCATGCTCCCACCATCGCTCATTTACATGTTAAAAGAATACTTTGTTATCTCAAAGGATCCTTTGGTCGAGGTATATTGATGAAAAAGAATGGTAACACTGCCATCATGGGGTACACAAACGCTGATTGGGCTGGCAACTCTCTTGATTGTAAGTCAACCACTGGATTCTGCACATTTGTGGGTGGAAATTTGGTTACAAGGagaagcaaaaaacaaagcGTCATAGCTCGATCAAGTGCTGAGGCTAAGTATCAAGCAATGGCATCCACT TTTTTCACGAGAGGACTAAACATATCGAGGTTAATTGTGATTACATTGGAGCACAAGTTTAATCGAAG CTCCTTGATCCAGCTtaagggggagtattggaagaagcaGGAAGCATCTAAGCTTGGAGGTCCAACTGCAGCAAATCAATCAAGTCATATCTTTTGTTCAATGTAG